From Miscanthus floridulus cultivar M001 chromosome 15, ASM1932011v1, whole genome shotgun sequence, the proteins below share one genomic window:
- the LOC136508138 gene encoding uncharacterized protein, with protein MASLCVAAAAVTTARPSSSGGRGRRLRVAAMATQKGQKPTAKTVSGTRRSGTTTVFPLGEPGPRPGTTSGKKAPVKLLTNVEKLRLLTKAERAGLLSAAERAGLSLSAVERLGLLSKAEELGALSAAADPGTPGALLALALPLLAAGPAVVYLVPEEQAWQVALQAVAALVCVVGGAAAVAASTFVSRLQGSSS; from the exons ATGGCGTCACTGtgtgtcgccgccgccgcggtaACCACGGCGAGGCCAAGCAGCAGCGGTGGGAGAGGGCGCCGCCTCAgggtcgccgccatggccacccaGAAGGGCCAGAAGCCGACGGCCAAGACCGTCTCCGGCACGAGAAGATCG GGCACGACGACGGTGTTCCCACTGGGCGAGCCGGGCCCGCGTCCGGGGACGACGAGCGGCAAGAAGGCGCCGGTGAAGCTGCTGACGAACGTGGAGAAGCTGCGGCTGCTGACGAAGGCGGAGCGCGCGGGCCTGCTGTCGGCGGCGGAGCGCGCGGGGCTGTCGCTGTCGGCGGTGGAGCGGCTGGGCCTGCTGTCGAAGGCGGAGGAGCTGGGCGCGCTGTCGGCGGCCGCGGACCCGGGCACGCCGGGGGCGCTGCTGGCGCTCGCGCTCCCGCTGCTGGCCGCGGGCCCCGCCGTCGTGTACCTCGTCCCCGAGGAGCAGGCGTGGCAGGTGGCGCTGCAGGCCGTCGCCGCGCTCGTCTGCGTCGTCGGTGGCGCCGCCGCGGTCGCCGCGTCCACGTTCGTGTCCAGGCTGCAGGGCTCCTCCAGCTGA